The proteins below are encoded in one region of Vulpes lagopus strain Blue_001 chromosome 10, ASM1834538v1, whole genome shotgun sequence:
- the SCN4B gene encoding sodium channel subunit beta-4 isoform X2, with product MNNISILLRNLEFSDTGKYTCHVQNPKENNFRHQATIFLQVVDKLEEVDNTVTLIILGVVGGVIGLLIFILLVKKFIAFIIKKTQEKKKECLVSSSGNDNTENGLPGSKAEEKPPTKV from the exons ATGAACAATATTTCCATTCTGCTGAGGAACCTGGAATTCAGCGACACGGGCAAATACACCTGTCACGTGCAGAACCCCAAAGAGAATAATTTTCGACACCAGGCCACCATCTTCCTCCAAGTTGTTGATAAAT TGGAAGAAGTGGACAACACGGTGACCCTCATCATCCTGGGCGTCGTGGGTGGGGTCATCGGGCTCCTCATCTTCATCCTGCTGGTCAAGAAGTTCATCGCCTTCATCATCAAGAAGACTCAGGAGAAGAA gaaGGAGTGCCTCGTGAGTTCCTCAGGGAATGATAACACAGAGAATGGCTTGCCTGGCTCTAAGGCAGAAGAGAAACCACCAACCAAAGTGTGA